From the Candidatus Krumholzibacteriota bacterium genome, one window contains:
- the murA gene encoding UDP-N-acetylglucosamine 1-carboxyvinyltransferase has protein sequence MEVFRIRGGNSLEGEVNLSGAKNASLPILFGSLISGGIVELENVPVLMEDIRVAIEIIKSIGAEVKVSGNKVIIDPSGIKDSSLPLELVSRIRYSLLLLGVFLNRFGKVELPFPGGCDIGARKFDLHIKGLRDLGAEMVVNDEGVFGTVGSLKGAEVEFYLPTTSGTENIMIGACMAKGTTVIRNANTRPEILDFASFLNGMGANIRISNRLIEIKGVNSLKGTKHKIMKGSDEAMTYMIAAGITGGEIVIKDYNLDYLRVDAQYLRDCGMEIFEWGGSIYVSGKKEISPFDMFTAPYPGVNSDMQPLFSALALKADGESTITDQRFTDRFSYVKELRSFGAEINHYGNCAVVLGGKELRGASVRATDLRGGVSEVLVALMSNGETVISNIYQIDRGYERLEKKLSSLGASIVRTED, from the coding sequence ATGGAAGTATTTCGAATTAGAGGTGGAAACAGTCTTGAGGGAGAGGTGAATTTAAGCGGCGCTAAAAATGCCTCGCTGCCTATTTTGTTCGGCTCTCTGATAAGCGGCGGGATTGTTGAATTAGAGAATGTTCCGGTCTTGATGGAAGATATACGCGTGGCCATCGAGATAATAAAAAGTATCGGAGCCGAAGTTAAAGTCAGCGGGAACAAAGTTATTATCGATCCATCCGGAATAAAAGATTCTTCATTGCCCCTGGAACTTGTTTCAAGAATCCGTTATTCACTTCTGCTTCTCGGTGTATTTCTGAATCGATTTGGCAAAGTGGAACTTCCTTTTCCCGGCGGATGTGATATCGGGGCGAGAAAATTTGATCTACACATCAAGGGGCTTCGTGACCTCGGCGCGGAAATGGTCGTAAATGACGAGGGTGTCTTCGGCACTGTCGGTTCGTTAAAAGGTGCTGAGGTGGAATTCTATCTTCCGACTACTTCCGGCACTGAAAATATTATGATAGGCGCTTGTATGGCCAAGGGTACGACTGTTATCAGAAACGCGAACACCAGACCTGAAATCCTTGATTTCGCGAGTTTCTTAAACGGTATGGGAGCAAATATCAGGATTTCAAACCGCTTAATTGAAATAAAAGGTGTAAATAGTCTTAAAGGAACAAAGCATAAAATCATGAAAGGTTCAGATGAAGCAATGACCTATATGATAGCCGCAGGCATTACAGGCGGGGAAATAGTTATCAAGGACTATAATCTTGATTATCTGAGGGTCGATGCACAATATCTAAGAGACTGCGGGATGGAAATCTTTGAATGGGGCGGTTCTATTTATGTTTCCGGAAAGAAGGAAATATCTCCTTTTGATATGTTTACTGCTCCGTATCCGGGAGTAAATTCTGATATGCAGCCGCTTTTTTCCGCTTTAGCGCTTAAGGCTGACGGTGAATCCACGATAACGGACCAGCGTTTCACCGACAGGTTCAGCTATGTTAAAGAGCTTAGATCTTTCGGCGCCGAGATAAATCACTACGGCAACTGCGCAGTTGTTCTGGGGGGAAAAGAACTTAGAGGAGCAAGTGTACGGGCGACTGATCTTAGAGGCGGTGTGTCTGAAGTACTTGTGGCTCTTATGAGTAATGGGGAGACTGTAATAAGTAATATATATCAGATAGACAGGGGATACGAGAGGTTGGAGAAGAAACTGAGCAGCCTGGGCGCCAGTATTGTAAGAACGGAAGATTAG
- the murB gene encoding UDP-N-acetylmuramate dehydrogenase: MTENYIDIINNNIKGAIYTGEPLSNHTTYKVGGEAECLVCPDSTEEARWIYEYAKRESIPLTLLGTGSNVIAPDRGIRGIVLKLRTGSARVQFPEDNRIVADAGVTLIDLAKKAAAKGLKGFESIAGIPGTVGGAVFMNAGTKDGDTASLLEKVEVITGCGRKRIFYKEELSFGYRKSAFQKTDWLILRVHFKLERGVPERIRKGIEKIYRERQRKFPLDFPNAGSVFKRPPGDYAGRLIEEAGCKGMSVGGASVSKTHANFIINSDNATSEDIIGLISEIRRIVYDKYGIYLELEQKIFESFR; the protein is encoded by the coding sequence ATGACGGAAAATTATATAGATATAATAAATAATAATATAAAGGGCGCTATTTACACCGGGGAACCCTTGTCAAATCACACTACCTACAAAGTAGGAGGAGAGGCTGAATGTCTTGTGTGTCCGGACTCCACGGAGGAAGCTCGCTGGATTTATGAATATGCCAAAAGAGAATCAATACCCCTGACACTTCTTGGGACCGGCTCGAATGTGATTGCTCCCGACCGCGGGATAAGAGGTATCGTTCTGAAACTCAGAACCGGTTCGGCGCGGGTTCAATTTCCCGAAGATAACAGAATTGTCGCGGATGCAGGCGTTACTCTTATAGACCTCGCAAAAAAGGCCGCGGCGAAAGGGCTTAAGGGGTTTGAATCTATCGCTGGCATCCCCGGCACGGTTGGAGGAGCGGTCTTTATGAATGCCGGGACAAAGGACGGAGATACAGCTTCTTTACTTGAAAAAGTGGAAGTCATTACGGGCTGTGGCAGGAAGAGAATATTTTATAAGGAGGAGCTTTCTTTTGGATATAGAAAAAGCGCTTTCCAGAAAACTGACTGGCTTATTCTGCGGGTCCATTTTAAACTTGAAAGGGGAGTGCCTGAAAGAATAAGGAAAGGCATAGAAAAGATATATAGGGAAAGGCAGAGGAAATTCCCTCTCGATTTTCCAAATGCCGGGAGTGTTTTTAAAAGACCGCCGGGGGATTACGCCGGCCGGTTGATTGAAGAAGCCGGATGCAAAGGTATGAGCGTTGGGGGCGCTTCCGTGAGTAAGACTCACGCCAACTTCATAATAAATTCTGATAACGCCACATCGGAAGATATAATCGGGCTGATATCAGAAATACGACGTATTGTCTACGATAAGTATGGAATCTACCTGGAGCTTGAGCAGAAGATATTTGAATCATTCAGATAG
- a CDS encoding oligosaccharide flippase family protein: MIISFVKKAGRIFVTNISATILGTAAGIIIARVLGPEKRGYFGLIIMASSLLFSLGHFGFGSAIAYFTGERNYSRNKILSFVFAVPFILGSFMAIIFFFIYPYIKDIWTGIPPSLMLIGLIAIPFYFLHNFLIRFLMADLKIREANITRILNSLFYLVLVIIIVWIFNGGIKEAIICYTVSFIAASLLAFILFTKEYRPMAKIDFSMTGPFFRYGIKVYLILIFNFLNYKLDIFLVKYFLTASDVSYYQIAASIAQRFWYIPNAMSALLFPTLMAMNKGTSKFTARLCRNNLFLMVPLAILALFIIHPAVILLYGKEYEAVAYALYSILWGITIFPIYKFLASYFASKKKLGIGIFASTIGLIINVIANIFLIPRLGIIGAGIATSISYSVLSIILLIFFRIQTKIKLRKILVPDKEDFKKYIKLAKKGFQHIRSIVNKNNRSNLSE, from the coding sequence ATAATCATCTCTTTTGTAAAAAAAGCTGGCAGAATCTTTGTAACAAATATTTCAGCCACCATACTCGGAACTGCCGCGGGGATAATTATAGCAAGAGTGCTGGGACCTGAAAAAAGAGGCTATTTCGGCCTGATTATTATGGCGTCTTCGTTATTATTCTCCCTGGGGCATTTTGGCTTCGGCTCTGCTATTGCCTACTTTACGGGAGAAAGAAATTACAGCCGAAATAAGATTCTTTCATTTGTATTCGCGGTTCCCTTTATTCTTGGTAGCTTTATGGCAATCATCTTTTTCTTCATATACCCCTATATAAAAGATATTTGGACAGGTATACCACCCTCACTGATGCTGATAGGACTTATCGCTATTCCATTTTACTTTCTACACAATTTTCTTATCAGATTTCTTATGGCCGATCTTAAGATAAGAGAGGCAAATATTACAAGGATTCTCAACAGCCTGTTTTATCTCGTTCTGGTAATTATTATTGTCTGGATTTTTAATGGCGGAATTAAGGAAGCAATAATCTGCTATACCGTTTCCTTTATTGCGGCGAGTCTTCTTGCTTTTATTCTTTTCACAAAAGAATATCGCCCAATGGCAAAAATTGATTTTTCCATGACCGGACCGTTTTTCCGTTACGGGATAAAAGTTTATCTGATTCTTATTTTTAATTTTCTGAATTACAAGCTGGACATTTTCCTGGTTAAATATTTTCTCACCGCAAGTGATGTCAGTTACTACCAGATCGCCGCCAGTATCGCTCAGCGCTTCTGGTATATTCCAAATGCCATGAGCGCTCTGCTTTTCCCAACACTCATGGCAATGAACAAAGGAACCTCGAAATTTACGGCCAGGTTATGTAGAAACAATCTGTTTCTCATGGTCCCTCTGGCTATTCTCGCTTTGTTTATAATCCATCCCGCTGTTATTTTATTGTATGGAAAGGAGTACGAAGCTGTAGCTTATGCTCTCTATTCTATATTATGGGGAATAACTATTTTCCCAATTTACAAATTCCTTGCTTCATACTTCGCCTCGAAGAAAAAACTTGGTATCGGTATATTTGCTTCAACTATAGGGCTTATAATTAATGTGATCGCTAATATCTTTCTGATTCCCAGGTTAGGCATTATCGGAGCGGGGATTGCCACAAGTATTTCATATTCGGTACTTTCAATTATACTGCTGATATTCTTCCGTATACAGACAAAAATAAAACTCAGGAAAATCCTTGTTCCTGATAAAGAAGACTTTAAAAAGTACATTAAATTAGCAAAAAAGGGATTTCAGCACATACGCTCTATCGTTAACAAAAACAATCGTTCAAATCTATCTGAATGA
- a CDS encoding glycosyltransferase family 4 protein: protein MRILICYPWLELGGAPKTAITLAKGLKERGHQVYFFSKKGGMYESLLKKADIPLISAPYNSFLPHLFHLNTRAYRILKRTVEKYSIDIIHAFHPISYFLSLFFAPGKDIPVLYTVVGPQDRWPYPAYPGRIMFVAEEFKDQSEPFLGRYSKERIVLPNRVDLDRFGKDVDWSDFAMKKGLPEEGVKIAFMSRLGHTKEKSVFYSMDATEILVERGFMTTLVIAGDGPSYSRLLEHAKKINDKYSRNLIIFIGKTSKTSELMSWADIVLGIGRCAFEGMATSKPTLIVGETGLAGVVHRDNVKELQYYNFAGRNVKKEQDPVLLADSIEEIMNDSRKYKELAAFSREYIIENYGYREGVLRLEDIYKKALEDKRLSFYEKVRTLITNFSYGFCRSAYIAMIVKIKDIFSRD from the coding sequence TTGAGAATATTAATTTGTTACCCTTGGCTTGAGCTCGGCGGTGCGCCCAAGACAGCAATAACTCTGGCTAAGGGATTGAAGGAGAGAGGCCACCAGGTATATTTTTTCTCTAAAAAGGGCGGTATGTACGAAAGTCTTTTAAAGAAAGCTGATATACCGCTGATTTCAGCTCCATATAATTCTTTTCTTCCACATTTGTTCCATTTGAACACCAGGGCTTACCGTATATTGAAAAGGACGGTTGAAAAGTATTCGATAGATATCATCCATGCTTTTCATCCCATTTCCTATTTTCTTTCCCTGTTTTTTGCTCCGGGAAAGGATATTCCTGTTTTATACACGGTTGTTGGACCTCAGGACAGATGGCCATATCCGGCTTATCCGGGAAGAATTATGTTTGTGGCTGAGGAATTCAAGGATCAGTCAGAGCCGTTTCTGGGGAGATATTCTAAAGAGAGGATCGTGCTTCCAAACCGTGTTGATCTCGACAGATTCGGCAAAGATGTTGACTGGTCTGATTTTGCCATGAAGAAAGGGCTTCCGGAAGAAGGGGTTAAAATAGCATTTATGAGTAGGCTGGGACATACTAAAGAAAAATCGGTGTTCTATTCTATGGATGCTACCGAAATACTGGTGGAAAGGGGTTTTATGACGACACTTGTTATTGCCGGCGACGGGCCTTCCTATAGCCGGCTCCTTGAACACGCAAAAAAGATAAACGACAAGTATTCACGAAATCTGATAATATTTATTGGGAAAACCTCCAAAACGTCGGAACTTATGTCCTGGGCTGATATCGTTCTCGGTATCGGAAGATGCGCTTTTGAAGGAATGGCTACCAGTAAACCGACTCTGATTGTGGGGGAGACGGGTTTGGCCGGCGTTGTCCATAGGGATAATGTCAAGGAACTGCAGTATTACAATTTTGCCGGCAGGAATGTAAAAAAGGAACAGGATCCGGTTCTTCTGGCTGATTCTATTGAAGAGATCATGAATGATAGCCGCAAGTATAAAGAGTTAGCGGCTTTCTCAAGGGAGTACATCATCGAAAATTACGGATACCGCGAAGGTGTATTGAGGCTTGAAGATATTTATAAAAAGGCTCTGGAAGATAAACGGTTGAGTTTTTATGAAAAGGTAAGAACTCTTATAACAAACTTTTCGTATGGATTTTGCAGAAGTGCTTATATAGCTATGATAGTCAAAATAAAAGATATCTTTTCACGAGATTAA